One region of Trichosurus vulpecula isolate mTriVul1 chromosome 1, mTriVul1.pri, whole genome shotgun sequence genomic DNA includes:
- the HASPIN gene encoding LOW QUALITY PROTEIN: serine/threonine-protein kinase haspin (The sequence of the model RefSeq protein was modified relative to this genomic sequence to represent the inferred CDS: inserted 3 bases in 3 codons; deleted 2 bases in 2 codons; substituted 1 base at 1 genomic stop codon) gives MAEVERDVFFPILRLVERVSWDQIIDETTVLGVASIAASAGAAAATAAPLRPQGAERAWGWAQRRALLSFHKKKIVIQAQPHSTPCSSLLQESSAAPSRASWQMSSMYMLTPSKSLTPEELVLSDAEKVYRECQQEGPLTFGHYLSPDRIQSWEKIGEGVFGEVFLTIVDSRTTALKVIAIKGEELVNGSPQKTFGEILPEIITSKELSLLSEEASNCTXGFISLYAVLXVQDPYPDVLPKAWDAFRSRRGSENEQPYVVLEFEFGGMDLEHMRKQLSSVTTAKSLLHQVAAALAVAEEVLGFEHGDLHWGSVLXYTLNRQASTIATHGIHVSILRYKLSWLQKDGLVVFCDISRELLQGQGXFEIYGLMKKRSCNRWAHYHPYSNVLWLHYLADKVLKEMAFKKKVTTRASMHHVRHQIQAFHESVLAFDSATELLQSHSLFW, from the exons GGTTGCCAGTATTGCTGCCTCTGCTGGTGCCGCTGCTGCCACTGCAGCTCCTCTG CGCCCCCAAGGTGCAGAAAGGGCGTGGGGCTGGGCCCAGAGGCGGGCCTTGCTCTCCTTCCACAAGAAGAAGATCGTGATCCAGGCTCAGCCTCACAGCACGCCCTGCAGCTCCCTGCTCCAAGAGTCATCCGCGGCTCCGAGCAGGGCCTCCTGGCAGATGTCCTCCATGTACATGCTGACCCCCAGCAAGTCCCTGACCCCCGAGGAGCTGGTGCTGTCGGACGCCGAGAAGGTGTACCGCGAGTGCCAGCAGGAAGGGCCGCTGACCTTTGGCCACTACCTGTCCCCGGACCGAATCCAAAGCTGGGAAAAGATCGGGGAGGGCGTGTTTGGCGAGGTGTTCCTG ACCATCGTGGACAGCCGCACCACGGCCTTGAAGGTCATCGCCATCAAGGGCGAAGAGCTCGTGAATGGAAGCCCGCAAAAGACCTTCGGGGAAATCCTGCCCGAGATCATCACCTCCAAGGAGCTGAGCCTCCTGTCCGAAGAGGCCTCCAACTGCA AGGGCTTCATTAGCCTGTACGCCGTGCTCTGAGTGCAGGACCCCTACCCAGACGTATTGCCCAAGGCCTGGGACGCCTTCCGCAGCCGCCGAGGCTCGGAGAACGAGCAGCCCTACGTAGTGCTGGAGTTCGAGTTTGGGGGCATGGACCTGGAGCACATGAGGAAGCAGCTGTCGTCTGTAACCACGGCCAAGAGCCTGCTGCACCAGGTCGCGGCTGCACTGGCGGTGGCCGAGGAGGTCCTCGGCTTTGAGCATGGCGACCTGCACTGGGGCAGTGTGC GCTACACGCTCAACAGGCAGGCCAGCACCATCGCCACCCACGGCATCCACGTCAGCATCCTCCGCTACAAGCTCTCCTGGCTGCAGAAGGATGGCCTGGTGGTCTTCTGCGACATCTCTCGTGAGCTCTTACAGGGCCAAG AGTTTGAAATCTACGGGCTCATGAAAAAGAGGAGCTGCAATCGCTGGGCCCACTACCACCCCTACAGCAACGTGCTGTGGCTCCATTACCTGGCGGACAAGGTCCTAAAGGAGATGGCCTTTAAAAAGAAAGTCACCACC CGGGCGTCCATGCACCACGTGAGGCACCAGATCCAGGCCTTCCACGAGTCTGTGCTGGCCTTCGATTCAGCAACGGAGCTGCTGCAGAGCCACAGCCTGTTCTGGTGA